The genome window aatgataaaaaacctgacgaagctggaaatttctttggcgatgttaacaCAATACCAatagtcaccttaacttacaaaGACTGGTGGTCAGAgggggaccgtggagatgtattgttgagccagttcacggattgcGAACCCCACGCTCATGTTTTTCTACAACAGGGGTGCCAAAGTCCAGTCCtccagagcccctatccagcttgttttccatttctccctcctccaacgcaCCTGACTCGAATAAtccggatcattatcaggctcctgcagagcttgctgatatgctgatcatttgattcaggtgtgttcaaggagggagacattgaaaacaagctggataggggctctcgaggaccggacttgggcaccccttttCTACAATTTGCATCATCATTTCAattgtaagcgtcacctttttccttgtttcaacagctgtaccaacctttttgaaacctgatttctctcacaagaaaatccgccgttcgtttgtctgcggtgctgtcatgtcgtcgtatttcgcgcatgtcgtcggatgtagaaacaaatggcgagtcaaatttcacgtcggatgtcaaaaagatcgtgggtcgaagcgatcgtatgtcgaggtaccactgtaaataaaacgCGTGATTTGAGTCCACAATTATTCCATTAAGTAAGATGCAATCGACACAAGTATGCACCTACTGTTGAGTTAGCAATCAAAAGGATTCAAccttttgtttgtatttgtgctcaacctcatattgtttgttttcttgcttgcAGGCCAAGTCAAGGTGTTCAGAGCTGAGTTCACCTTTGACcccagaacggtaagagacctcTGTTTTGCTTGTTTCTGGGCAAATAATCACATATGAATGTTATACACCCTCCAGTTACCTTTGATAGGTTGTTTTACCTAAAGATCGGAAACCGGGCCAAATCACATCGTTTTCATAAGATCATAGCGGGTgaagaaaataattgaaattttagggttgtttttttttttttttttgagctgtcccgactagtcgactatgtcgacgtcatcgatgacgacatcgatgacgtaaatccgtcgacgagcacaatatcccgtcgacggttaatgaagggttaaaaaaatatatgcgtggaaagttagaatgtcggatgctctgtttgcaagcggggaaagcggcacaaagccaaaaaagcacaccagagtgtccaaaacattgacttatttcaaagaaacaaaggagagtacactcttctgtcctgtctcttcagtgccaagcttggctgcacgtcggccgtgaataaacacctcaagcgccttcacgcagtttgtaatttattttttttttttcattttttgtacaccacagggtgctgtcgccttgctaaataataatgtttcattgacaatgggcctataagtgctattagtattgttcttaatgctaatggaaaggtttatttcatgttatggtttattttatggtatagaaaattatataaggttaaaaggtcataaatatatacagtatatacagtgattgcactcaagggagagattgtcaatgataaggtaataaggtaaaggcaattaatataggcaattcattcatataaataaggtttaaaaggaaaagggtgaaaagtttttgttaatttctaattgtgttgctttgtttgtgtgcaccgtagctcttacagtgtgtttacatcaaggatggaataaaagctgtaaaccatcagtttaagagaccatcttttcaatcgggatgctacactagttaattctatcagcatttgaactcattgtttatttgtgatttattattgttatttacgtgtttatttgtactttaataaatgatttgagtgttccaatatgttttttgtgaattgataagcgtcaacaaaaatttcattgctcaattagtaaaaaaaaataaatattttttttttaaattattagattagtcgactaatcgtaaaaatagtcggctgactaatcgggagaaaattagtcgtttgggacagccctatttttttttaaatgtcttatTTCTAAGAGCtacaaagcaacaaaacaaaCCAGAACTTTTAAGATCTCATGTTATTACTTCAGTTGGTGGAATTTcaaatattgcatttttttatataacttAATGTACTACAGAATATTCAAGCGTAAATTGGTTCCAACCTTATTTTGTGCTGCACAAatgatgtgtaaaaaaaaaaataaaaaaataggatACATTGGTATCTGATTGGCAGATCCCAAAAATCAGGTAACTCAGACTCATTGTCCAACAGGTCGTACCAACTGCTGATGTTgtttttgtccattgagacagaCACCAATCAGTATGGTCAAGCCTCTAAAGTTGTGATGTACTTGTATGTTGCAGCCCGATGAGCTTTACTTTGAAGAGGGAGACATTCTCTACATCTCTGATACGGTAAACCAGACTTTTAactctttcagggacagtggtcccgGTAGACAGCGATCATTATTATTAGCTTAAATCCTTCACCATCCCAGGTCACAGAGTACGTGGTGTGGTATTTGGTGAAAGCgggaaattgatattaaaaacctgacagcaattgacgtccaatccatttgaactgaaaaCTCCCAGGTGAAATGAATTGTATGCCTATTGTTTATTGGCACTCTGGCACTGAAGAGTTAAGCTATGTGAGGTCACATAAGAGttctaaaacaaaacaaaaaatgatgaaTAACTGTGGCAAAAGCTGCTGTACTAGACAACTGTATCCTGTTGTTCTTCTTGTTCTCTTTAGGCATTTCGACCTCAGGGATCTGGATTGGGGAGGGGGAGTGCATTTACAAATCCATTTAAAACATTCAGCATTATATACACAACAAGAGTATCtgaatatttatttacagtagTATGAATGTTGTATTTCAACACATAATATTGGCTAGACCATGAAAAAGAATAACGTAAAGAGTCTGTAACTGgcctgttttgtgtttgttttatataaacctattgtctgccattgacgacgctagacgcCAGATTCATTAaaagtgggagggctggcaaagaatgttaatattcgCTGCCAACCTACAAACTGACAACTTCACTGCAGAAAGATGAAAGGAGTCAaacaattggacatctattacaGTCAATGGCACAGAACGAGTGAAATCTCAATcaagataaaaataaaattgggcTTGGTAACATTGTTATGATAATCCCATGTAGCACACAGCACTGTGCTTATAGAAGCGTTCAAAACCTTATATAGGTCTAATAAGAATGGCTGTCATTTTAAACCTATGGGGAACAGCAGCACGTCTTTACACTGTGTTTATTGCCCATTAAAAAATGTGCATACAGTAAGCCTACATGTCAGTGATTTGCTTCAGTTTTTTGCTCATTATCTTTCCGTCTTCATCAGAGTGACAGTAACTGGTGGAAAGGAACATGCCGAGGGAGAACAGGACTTATTCCGCGCAACTATGGTAAGAAGAAAAAGCACATTTCAAGTGTTCCATCTTGTACCCCAAAACACTTGTCGTCGGTTGCAGTGACAGAGCAGGCAGAGTCTATCGACCACCCGATGCATGAGGCGGCCAAACGAGGTGCGGCGTCCTTTGCTACCTTATTTTTTCCTGTGTTTCCATTGTTTGTAACTTTTCCTCGTGTGCATATTCACACAGGGAATCTTTCCTGGTTGAGGGAATGTGTGGAGAACAGGGTGGGAATCAACGGCTTGGACAAGGCAGGCAACACTGCCCTCTATTGGGGATGTCATGGAGGACATAAAGGTACAGTGATGCGGACGAGCCTGTTTGCGAGTGCCTTAAAGCCACCCTAAAAAGGTCTGTGACAGCCTTAACATGCCACGTGATTGTGGGGTTCCTGAGGGTCACTCGGGGCTTTGAGCAGGAAAACCCTGGGGACCCAACCTTACCCGTGCATGCTGCGAAAATGTTTTTTGCAcacataaatgaacaataaatacgTAAATAATGTATAAGGCcgcatcaaaagaaaaaaattgcagaCAATACGTAAAGTATACATTTAgtgccgtaattttcggactataagccgctacgtttttcccttcattttgcatcctgcagtttatagtccagtgcggcttattttttatttatttatttaggttaataggtaatatt of Corythoichthys intestinalis isolate RoL2023-P3 chromosome 3, ASM3026506v1, whole genome shotgun sequence contains these proteins:
- the ostf1 gene encoding osteoclast-stimulating factor 1; translated protein: MSKPPPKPAKPGQVKVFRAEFTFDPRTPDELYFEEGDILYISDTSDSNWWKGTCRGRTGLIPRNYVTEQAESIDHPMHEAAKRGNLSWLRECVENRVGINGLDKAGNTALYWGCHGGHKDVVELLLSQSSVELNQQNKLGDTALHAAAWKGYSDIVDMLLNKNARTDIRNNENKLALEMATNAQCASLLKRKLASTITRSHSNAEEYLDDEDSD